In Paraburkholderia phenazinium, the following are encoded in one genomic region:
- a CDS encoding efflux RND transporter periplasmic adaptor subunit, producing MSTDIEINSPKRLRHLKLVGIVVLLAAAGVVTTGIFTRVHAKQEMTTWSAEQAIPTVAAYTPSRQGATQSLILPGHLSAFVDAPIYARVPGYLHAWYADIGTHVKAGQLLGVIDTPDLDQQLLQAKADLDNAQANEKLAASTAKRWTEMLKQDSVSQQDTDEKTSDLTAKLASVAAAQANVNRLEALESFKRITAPFDGIVTARKTDIGDLIDAGGGDGHELFTVSDARQLRVYVSVPQSDAAAIKPGMTATLTVPERPGMKFDAKLVDTDDSITPSSGTLLVQLAVDNQNGLLIPGEYTEVHFAMPTDPHSLLIPASSLIFRQSGLQVAVVGKDNHAILKPVTIATDLGTQVEIGSGLDAGDRVIDNPPDSIATGDAVRVAATHASNAPATSLADRRDAERAHG from the coding sequence ATGTCCACTGATATCGAAATCAATTCGCCGAAGCGGTTGCGTCATCTGAAGCTGGTCGGCATCGTGGTGCTGCTCGCCGCCGCAGGGGTCGTGACGACCGGCATCTTCACCCGCGTGCACGCCAAACAGGAAATGACCACCTGGTCCGCCGAGCAGGCCATTCCGACCGTGGCCGCTTACACGCCGAGCCGCCAGGGCGCCACCCAATCGCTGATCCTGCCGGGCCATTTATCGGCCTTCGTCGACGCGCCGATCTATGCGCGGGTGCCCGGTTATCTACATGCCTGGTATGCGGATATCGGCACGCATGTGAAGGCCGGACAACTGCTCGGCGTGATCGACACGCCCGATCTCGACCAGCAGTTGCTGCAGGCCAAAGCCGATCTGGACAATGCGCAGGCGAACGAAAAGCTGGCGGCGTCCACCGCCAAACGCTGGACCGAAATGCTCAAGCAGGATTCGGTCTCGCAGCAGGACACCGATGAAAAGACCAGCGACCTCACCGCCAAGCTGGCCAGCGTCGCGGCGGCCCAGGCGAACGTGAACCGCCTCGAAGCGCTGGAGTCGTTCAAGCGCATCACCGCGCCGTTCGACGGCATCGTGACCGCGCGCAAGACCGACATCGGCGACCTGATCGACGCGGGCGGCGGCGACGGTCATGAACTCTTCACGGTGTCCGACGCGCGTCAGTTGCGAGTCTATGTGAGCGTGCCGCAAAGCGACGCCGCCGCCATCAAGCCGGGCATGACCGCGACGCTGACCGTGCCCGAACGCCCCGGCATGAAGTTCGACGCGAAGCTGGTCGACACCGACGATTCGATCACGCCGTCCTCGGGCACCCTGCTCGTGCAGCTGGCGGTCGACAATCAGAACGGTCTGCTGATTCCGGGCGAATACACCGAAGTGCACTTCGCCATGCCGACCGATCCGCACTCGCTGCTGATCCCGGCCAGCTCGCTGATTTTCCGGCAAAGCGGTTTGCAGGTGGCGGTGGTCGGCAAGGACAATCACGCGATCCTCAAGCCCGTCACGATCGCCACCGATCTGGGCACCCAGGTCGAGATCGGTTCGGGCCTCGACGCCGGCGACCGCGTGATCGACAACCCGCCCGATTCGATCGCCACGGGCGACGCAGTGCGGGTTGCTGCCACCCACGCGTCCAACGCGCCCGCCACCTCGCTCGCCGACCGTCGCGACGCGGAGCGCGCTCATGGTTGA